The sequence below is a genomic window from Bactrocera neohumeralis isolate Rockhampton chromosome 4, APGP_CSIRO_Bneo_wtdbg2-racon-allhic-juicebox.fasta_v2, whole genome shotgun sequence.
taatttaatattttttattaaaaatgcaaattctaattttactcaatttatataaaattatttaatttattatatatttgtttatttatcatatttctatttataatttattttttgtttgtttataacgatgtcttattacattttttcttcctGAAatcctttttactttttttcatacacatatttttaatttttaataatttttttttgtatctaagAAAATGTATTCAAAGTATATTTGACTGgaagataaatataaaataaataataaaatttattcgtataatatttattttaaaataattttttcattttaattttaacaaatttattaaaaacataattaaaaacatatatatatacatataaatattgttattgcactgaatttttcaatatttttttaatatatatttttttatatttttatatttatttttattaatttttttcatttatcatGATATTTCTTTAACGTTTTTTCCTTTCtgaacttttttgtattttaattaaaatatatgtttttattattatttatttcatttaaggaaatgtattaaaaataagttttgttgGAAGATGattataacataaataataaaatatgttgtattataattattttaaaatcttatttggaaaaatttaaaaaattgggaAATAATAGTTTCGAATTTTAGTTTTCGGAAATTTACGATTTCTATAaaaccaacaaataaaaatagtttttttttatttaaagcttttattttttatattaatatttttaaaaatttagttaattacattttttttaattgaataaagtacataatttttagttatatatgttataatacattttattggaaaaaaattaaaaaagttggtatgatttaagaattattttgcttataacgaaatattatgtacattaactatcaacaaaataaaacttCCTTAAATTAAATGTCTTaccacaatatttaaaaaaaacttgaaataccatttattatttataacaattCTATAGCCTTTAtaataatacttatattttattagaattatttagtaatttatacACAAATGAAATATTAGCTCATAGTCTACATTTTtaccaaaacaattaaaatatttgaaatacaatatcatataaaaatatgcttaataTAAAACCTGAACTAATATAAGCTAAGTATTTAGAAATAACTcaacaaatgtatataaaaaatgtttttcactcTCCCCCAACAATAGGATTTTGCCAAGCGCTGCGCATCTGATGCCACTGAGTTGGACATTTCCGCTTATAAGGACCAATTTGTGCACGAACACAATAAGCGACGAAATTTCCTGGCGCTCGGCTTGCTGCCCGGCTACTATCCCGCTGCGCGCATGGCCACTATGGTGAGTATTTGCAGCGTCTTTAGCATGCGGCTGACCTGTTTTTTGTGCCAAAGTCAATAGCTACATAAATCTCGATaattaaatttggttgaaaGTGCTAAAAAGCCGATAATCTGCATAAAATCTCTAATCTATAAAGCAGCAGCAAAGGTTagaacaaaagacttaagcaacaaactCGTTTCACTTTCATTTGCATTTCGCGCAAGCATATTGCGCTCGGCGCTTAACACGCCGGCCGGGAGTGTTAAATACTGaacatctatgtatgtgtgttaatatttatatatatttgtatatatatatacatacatatcttggTAGGTGTGTATAAAACAGGAAAACCATAAAAATCCAGAATTGCCCTCGCACCTGTTTTCTCAACTAGCGCTTGGTTGTTGCAAGTGAGCAAGTGATTATTTTATAACGAATGCCGCGCCTTTTgagcaaagaaaaacaacaaaaaatagtaaaataaacaaCACTGTTTAAACGTTAACAAATCTCGCGCTCGAAGTCTTAAAGGAAGTGCTCGTAAATGAGTGTTTATTTTACTGcccatatttttatatgaattcaatttcttttttacttattttagaaaatgattgattttcgtttaaaaaaaattaatatatttaaaaattgatcaTAAAAACGTGTTGGCATAATGCACTATTAGAAAGTTCGAAAACTTCACATTTTAGGTGTAGGTCGCCATTTctatcagaaacaaaaaattcaaagaaattcatagtttttaataatttatcttctagttaaacaaaaaaaatttcaaaaaaaagtgtaaaattttacaattttttttttatttaaaaaaaaaatttttttgaccaaaacaattttactttatgttgtttaaatatatgttcaaacttgacttatcttagtttttttagtttaaatagaagataattgaatgccaaaaataataaaccttgccccaattccatacgacgtttagttttttttctatcctgcccgccaattaagaaaaatcgtaaaaatgaaaaaccgagaagcGCTAATATGTCAAGCGCTTAtttatctgctagacgctcggtcactatttcccttctagcttcgaaaatatttcgagttcCCATATGTAACTTTGGGgacttagattatttttaagagatttaagcaaaaaaaatggaatttttgaaGCTCCCCCCTTAAGTAACTTATATTCATTTTACTCAGCTTTGAAATAGAACTTTTAACTCTAgagtaattttcaaaatctcttcccaaaaaatctcaaaaaacgaacacaagttcttgtataaacattttttttccaatttcacACACTTTCATTTCAGATCTGGGATGATGAGCTTCAGTATTTGGCATCACTCAACTTACGCACTTGCATACTGGACCATGATTCCTGCCATACCACTTACCGTTTTCAGTATTCCGGCCAAAATCTCTGCGGCGTTGTGCGTGATCGCAATCCAAATGTGAATGTGAGCGGAATTATCGAGGAAGTGATGGGCTTGTGGTTCAATGAGTATCCATTGATCGATAGCAGTTATATAAGGAAATTCCGTGTGACCAAGTACTTGTGAGtattaaacatatatgtacataaattgaaATAACATAAGGATATtataagattattttttaattgtagtaCATTTATAACTTTTACATACatgtaacaaaatatatttaaggccgaacactttatactcttgcaacttgcaagaagcTAAGCCAGGGGAACACCttacgatgtaaaacgtcaaccagaggatcagaatccatgcaactttttgtatatatactatataacgggtatttcaataagagcgctacaaacttttttttttttttttgaataaaaccaaagcggtttgggatatcaatgaaattctttgattctgtgaaagtacattcgatacCATTATATGGGCACACTCGGGCACttttgcagaagtccagacgctgaaacCAATTTTCTacagttttcaagcataaatcggcagacactgctgcaatttcaagtCCGATATTCATACGATGTTCACCAATCGTCGCTGGCGTGTTggcatagacttgacgtagccccacaagaAATAGtgtaacggcgtcaaatcgcacgatcgAGGCGACCAATTGACTCGCTTTTtacatatcatccaattcggcccaaaaatattcggttatcattgagcggtagcgattcccattcaccggccggtcttgatcatcacggaagaagtacggcccaatgacgccgacggcccataaaccgtaccaaaccgtaattatttcgggatgcaatggtgactcgtgtagtacgtgtggattacttcttgaccaataacgcatattttgctttctgATAAAGgtattcagccagaaatgagcctcatcgctgaagattgtttttcgataaaaatccggatcattttcaagttgtagcttagcccaattcacgaacatacgacgattctggtggtcaagcggctttagttcttgcgtcaatttgattttgtaaggatgtaggccatgatattttcgcaaaaatcgccacaacgacgtcacagaaaTGCCCAACGCTTAAGAACGACGTGttagagactgatttgggtcttcctcaagtGATGCGCTAGcgacagcaatattctcgacactaagggcacttctttgtctcactggcgtgggtacattttgtactgtgcctgtggattaaaatttttccactagacggcCAAttattgatctgacaggacgattatgacgaccacaaattggacgtagcgcttttaaagttgaggccactgactccgagtTTCggtatctttccatgataaaattgtaaaccTTACTGGAGATAAATTTCGTGGAGTAAAGTAAGCCGGATGTTTGCAAattttgatattagttatatgggggctgggtcaagttttcgcccaattttattaattttcgatACAAAGATATACTTTTATGAGTAAATCACGTTCTGCAACTTTCACTGaaataactcatatattggccgatatacatacatatacaacgtCTGatagtgtttaacgtgggatcctgctggcgacagcttaactccacggtgctcaaaagcacaacggatcaatacaatgcgtcgatcagcgccctgaaaactgggtaacgattttcagtaccaatcggcagtgtggcatggacacactaactaccttggtagggctcgaggcccatctaaaacctctgccgtactttgggtacggcacccggttgcaatgcaactccgcattcgactgacaaagtcagttcttcccgcgatttgggttttaactacagccaccacgaatctccacaaaggtccaaacccaatgagcagactggagcgaactccaggggctactgctccccgtggtaccaggttaaagtctttggtattgaccttgtagccgaagctacgaccagttgagcttccatacagccctggactggtgaccaggatcttagtcgcctcttacgacaggcatgccttaccgcgggtatattcggtttcccctcgaacccggaggggtaatacatacatatacagtataaagtcactcgaaagttcgaaaatctttatattaggtatatgggggctcagggaagtattgacctgataCAACCCATTTTCGCTACACTGAGTTGATATTATCAGGAAAGAATTAtcactgaatttcaattgtatatcccttacattgaccgacattttcggtcaactatgtatgtatactggGTATCCTTCAATGGGggcgctttttacgtggcgggtcccaaacccagcgcacaaccctgtgaagagggtgtttcgccttcaaacggatgttcttaggctacacAGAGGattcttggtcaaagaccggaagtcgtgagctgcttgagccatatgtaaaagaatcgcttctggccactcccaagtgaatggcacttagagaactttcctcacttgcgtgaacttctacatccATCGTCCACATATTCGGTGTCTATGAGCTTGAAaaattttggttggatttgggcaGTTTTAAGGTCATAAGGTATACTTTATAGGAATTATTAGTACAaaattgtatcccgttatattaattacatattgatttgtacactggaaagtgaaagaatcaaattaaattcagttcagttgttgtccgatttcgcccattttcgcactgtaaaATAGGAATATAAGAAAAGTTCTATTTAGGAAATTTAGCCGAAATCTGTCAGATATTCacacagtaccgttatatgggcaGTGAGCAGGGTTATGATCCGGTTTCAttactgtcggtagaagttcttatattattttagcTGGCTAAATTTGATTGTTGTAATCAAACtatgccaaattagagttttatatcttatttttgtgcttagttatggcactattccaaataatattaattaaatgcctttatatatatttttttttattttttgcaaatagtgAGGACTATGGCCACTTCGCTGAGATCGCTGTCGATCGTAACACGCATGTGGGCTGCGGTATTATACGCTTCACCCGGCCCGATGTGCCCTACGTCTACATCTACAACATGGTCTGTAATTATGCCTCCATTTATGCCTTGGACACACCCGTATACACGGTGGGCCAACCCGGTTCGCGCTGTCTGACGGGCAAAAACCCCTATTATCCCGGCTTATGCTCCGAAAACGAGCCGATCAATCCAAATTATTGAGAGCCAGTGATTTTATGTAGTTATAGTAGTGAATAATGCTAAgtttaacacaaaaaaatgcttgtaaatagttaatagaaaaaatataataaataaatgaattataatataaactaattttaatattatttatttagttttttattatactatttcttcaatttgattATATTTAAACTATGCTGCTttgattaatactttttttaattatttgttttttttgtttttgcgattgatttaattttaatttaattaagcgGCAAAttatgcaattatatttttggtcatctcaatttaaataaaagcaaatttttaattaactttttatgtTCAGAAACAATCAAAGCATAAATACCTTATCAACGTCACAATGTATTCGAATGGCTTTTTTCCTCTTGGAACTTGCTATCGAAAAGCCGGTTTCTAAGGAAAGTTATCACTGCCAAAATGCCATATTTATGGAAGAAAAGATTTGTTTCGTTTAACTAAGTGACAAAGCTTATTAGCATGTTTCGCGAAACTATTGGCTAATGgaatgaaataataacaaaagaaacaaaaaaaaaacgaaaaaacataaaagaaagaAAGGTTAATGAAATAGCTTGATAGTCTTCGAACTTATTAAATATTCAATGTCAAGGATTGCGTATAAGAAATAGCTGCATAACCAATGATGAAGATAAACTGAAAAGATATTCTCGTTATTGCAAAATTAATCTTCATTTTAATTAAGCAGACATTGTCTGTTGTGGGTGTAGAGATATTTTATGGAttcatacaatttttacaaaattcgcACAATGAGTTCATTTGATTTCGCTGGGTACCGTAGATTgattataaaattgaaaaaagtaaggATGGTCCATCGGTGGATGTTTCGAttcaaggtctgaatcgaagcgggattttcCGCATAGGCTTTACTTTAGATATCCCTAtcaaacggtgtgatatcacacgatcgtGATGGCCAGTCGACCAagccaaaacatgaaattatctgttcaccaaagtgttctctcgataaatccattgattgatgccatgcgtgagaagtggcgccgtcttgttaaaaccaaatgtcaccgagattacgcttcaatttcaggcatagTCGGTTATGATGGCgtgataatggtcgccattgacggttacgttctcactggcaatttgaatttctttacgaaaaaattgttgtgGACATTTTTGAAGATGATAAGAAAAAAAGAGGACCTTCCCGTACCAATACTCGCTAATACTTGGAGAGCTCTAAATAGAGATACTATATTTATCTAACAATTTTTCAGACCACCaaacgaaaagaaaatatgCGCTGTTTtcacccaccctaatatatatgcaTTGTAGGCTTccttacataaaaaatatttcaggctctaaaaatattttttttttaaatatatttttaaagcttaaatatttaagaatacgtCTGCAAGAGAATCTTCGCTCGTATCATCGACTCACTAGATTTGTCATCGTAcattcctctgcaccataaaacaggacggggatgatgagggacttatagaatttggtctttgttcgtcgagagaggactgtTCTTCTCAAATTTCTACTTAGTCCGAATCAGCacccgttggcaagagttattctgtgttggatttcgaggctgacattgttgttggggttaatgctggttccaagataaatgaaattattaacaatttcgaagttatgactgtcaacagtggcatGGGAGCCAAGTCGAGAGTGTGATGACTGCTTGTTCGAtgaaggagatatttcgtcttgccttcgtccACTATCAAACCCATtttcttcgcttctttgtccaacctggagaaagcagtaCTAACGGGGCAGTTTTTATGGGCAATGAGATCAAtttcatcggcgtacgccaatAATTGTACAcccttgtagaagattgtacttactctattcagatctgcaacGGGAATTTTTTTCTCCGTTAGCATATTGATGAAatcgcatgatagggagtcgctttgtctaaaacctcgtttggtatcgaacggctcggaggggtgcttcccgatcctgacggagcttttggtattgctcaatgtcagcttacacagctgactgataaagtccaatcagtttgttgacagtgggctttaatctttcacactgtacgctcgatataaccttatatgcgattttgaggaggcttatcccactgtagttggcgtagattgtggggtttccctttttgtggattggggagagcacacttaaattccaatcgttgggcatgctttcggcatgctttcgtccgaacaTATTCTAAAAACAAAGCTGATGCATCCTTATCAGTTCGTCGCCGCCATATTTGAATAGCCGGCCAAGGcaccgctgctttgttgttccaCAGACGactaattgctattcgaacttcatcATGGTCGTGCAATGGAACATCTGTTCCATCGTCAGCGATTGAGGAATGGGGCTCATCATCTCCAGGTGTTATGttttctctgccattcagctgACTGGAGAATTTCTCCCTCCATAATTCCAATATGTTTTGGGGAATAGTCGTTAGATCACCTATaggagttctacaagagtaagACACACAAGACAACACAAGAGTcctgtcttgaaaccttctgttagtcggcgcatctttttgtagaaatttccagcattacccctgtcggtcagtttgtcaagctcttcatactcacgcatttcggcctctctttttttttttgtctgcaaatacgtctcgctttcttcttcaactctcggtatctaacCCATCGCGCACGTGCTATGGTCGATTGAAACATTGCGAGGTGGGCAacttgttttctctccgctgcgacatggAGGAGTAAATTAGTCTCGAAAATATATCTTTAGGGCATATTTGGAGTATATTATTGATGCCTTGCTTAAATTTAACGCCAATGCTAACTCATAAAAGAATTTACCTTTAAGCTTTCAGGTACAAAAGGGTACAATTCAGATTTCTGTATGGGAAACTCCtgcatataaaaatactaaaaattccATTAGTCACATGCTTGCGACTTTTTCCGGACTTCTCTCTGACTTACTGCAAATTTTACGgggtaaaaaaagaaaataaataaaagtatttttatgaatCATCATTATTGGGTGCCAAGATAAAACCAGAGTAAACTTAttaatgtttttggaaatatttaatttggtttGATTCCATATTTAGGCATTATTTCTGTAAATTACTGCTTTTTAACACTCCATTTATTTAAGATTTATTCAATTCACACAAATTAATATTGACGTCATAGAGTTTATTGCACTTTTTTGCCAGAGCGACATTCTTCAATTAAattcaagaaatgtaaaaaatattattgtcaaATTCAACAATGCATCAATCATACTGGCGACTAATAAGAAAGCAGGGTTCTCCAGACTGCATGTTTGGTACAGATATGAGAATATTGATAGTATAAGAACAGATAAGTTTTTAGCCGCCTATATTACTCTAACGAATTTTTATTACACAAGTTTCCAGATCAGATGGGTATAACTTTATATAAgatgaataaaaaaatgaaattgagatATTATTTCCAGGTATTGTAGctatcaaaattattaattttagttcGTTAGGTATATAGAGAGACATACACCCTGTCGATGATTAAACTCCAAATAATTTGAACTGAGGCAATTTGGCAAAATCGTATTCTTAATAGGTCCAACTGCATCCTTCCTTCATCGCCATATTATTTTCCCTATGAACCTTGATCAAATAGTTATAAAAGATCTTAGTTCCAAAGCTATCAAAATTCCCTTGAATCGTTCTCACAGGCAGTAAATCTGAAACTCCGATTCCTGCTCGCCTTACAGGGTTTATGATTAAAATACTATCCTATGTAAACAAAAGGTTCATAGGTTAGTTTAGGTTATACTGGCTGACTACcacgccatacatagacctaCTGGTACTTGGTAATACCAAATGGAGGTTCAATTTAGTTTTGAAGTGAACTATTTGGCATACAGGATGTCAACGAGTTTTGCAAACTGTAAGAGCGACTTGTTATCTAAGTTTGATACTTCGTCTAGAACTCCGAAGCTCATAGATACTCAAGACAAGTTCTAGATAGTGCTGGACACAGATATAGGGCTGTTTTCCAGCGTCTCCTACATGTCAACTTCTCAGAACTTTCTGCATGCATGTCATGTCAACTGCTCTGCTTTTTGGATATCAGTTCCACAAGTGATGCTAGAGACTACCACTAGTAGGTTGGGACCTGTCAAGAGACCAACAGCCGTTTGGCAGTCCTTTCAAAGCTGTGAGCTAGAAACAAGCGAGTTTTCCATCTCTCCCTGATCCGCCTATCAGCCCTTGGGAAACTTCGTTGTATATCGTTTTTATTGACTTTCGTATTTCATGTACTTGTTCGGTAGCCAGACGGATGACACTTTTGGCAATTTCAACAACAGTTTCGTTTCTCGGAACTATCTTGTAGCCTGGAATACAGTATATATGCATCCGCTTTCCGGCAGCCGCCACATCTATAGTTTCCCTGCTTCTAAGGACATTCTCCGACCTTATGTCATGTGACTTATCTTTATTCTTTTTATGTTGTTTCCTGCATTGTTAGCTATCTCGACCGGGGGGATTCTGCGCCATTCACCCTCTTTTAGTGTGACTTGGAACCATCCTCATGCTTCTTGAGCTATGTCCGAAGGTCCTTGAAGATAAATCACCAATCTTGCAGCTAATTTTTCCGCAGAGCTTTTCAATCTAATGTGGATTGGTTGTAATTTGAGTGCCTTCTTCTTAGCACTCCCGTTATGCAAAGAGCAGTGAGTTGCTGTACCCGTTCCATCGGTTTTCTGTGGTGACAATACACTTTCGAGGAATTCCCATTTGCGCTAATCTGAGAAATCTAGCTTCGTTCCATTCCTCATTAACCCTTTTGCACCTCAGTAGAGCCTTTATCAATGCTATAATGGCAGGCTTTAGCCGGACTGCTAGCAGACTGTTGACGATTGCGTTATTGGAGACATTTTGAATGATCCACATAAATCAAGAAGACACCCAGAGCATATTCCTTATGCTCTAGTGATCTTTCCATATTTAGAGTTAGCGAGTAAAGTGCAGTCTCTGTAGATCTACCCTTTGTATAGGCGTACTGTGCTTTCAACATGCTGctcataaaagtataaaaatttctcTTACATAAGcctctaaaatttttcaattatccTCAAAAGGAATGAGGTTAGACTGATTGGTCtttattcttttgaataaaGGGGGACTTCTTTGCCCTTTtccatatattaat
It includes:
- the LOC126755688 gene encoding antigen 5 like allergen Cul n 1-like, encoding MSTKYNLRVCVSATAKCLRVATLPLSLLLLVSCGSALYSWCDPNLCERGVRHLACRNNGDFAKRCASDATELDISAYKDQFVHEHNKRRNFLALGLLPGYYPAARMATMIWDDELQYLASLNLRTCILDHDSCHTTYRFQYSGQNLCGVVRDRNPNVNVSGIIEEVMGLWFNEYPLIDSSYIRKFRVTKYFEDYGHFAEIAVDRNTHVGCGIIRFTRPDVPYVYIYNMVCNYASIYALDTPVYTVGQPGSRCLTGKNPYYPGLCSENEPINPNY